A region of the Zonotrichia albicollis isolate bZonAlb1 chromosome 13, bZonAlb1.hap1, whole genome shotgun sequence genome:
GGAAGCAGTTTCTGTGCTCATAGATACTCAGGAGCATGACTCCTCTTGAGCTGCAGGAACCATATCACAGGGGAAGAGACCTGAGAGTGGCACCTGATTACAGACAGTGCTTTTCTGTCCCTTGCCAGTGCTACCTGGGGGATGCATTCcgctgtgccagctgcccttACCTGGGGATGCCTGCCTTCAAGCCTGGCGAGAAGATTCTCCTGCCAGAGAACCAGCTGCACGATGCCTAACAAAGACATGTCCTGCCACGgactctgctgcttttccatcaCTCTGAGGTTCTTCCTGCAGTCCTCATCCTCTCAAACTCATGCTCTCCAGCCAGTACTCCATGTGGGGAGGGACACTGCGGGCACTGACACTGCTGTGAGCTCACCACTTGTCACCAGCCTTGGGCTACCTGATCCTCTGGTGACAAGTCACTATTAGACTTCATGTGACACCTTGTTTTCCTGGACGCTGGCCGTCACAGCGTGTCCCACCAGCAGAGGGAAGTACAGTCACGTGTCAGGTTGTCCTTGTGTGCCTGTGGCATTTCCCATGTCCTACAGCTCTAATTAGTCCTGATTGTCCCTGGTGAATCAGCAGTTCTGCCTCAGCCCCCGGGGCAATGGGCTCCTGCTCTCTTTGAAATTTCAACCTGCAGCCTCTTGTGTGGAGATGgttcagcagctcctgaggcaAGTCAGGAGCAGGGAGTACCCTCAGCAGTGTGTACTCACAGCAGTGTGCATGGGAAAGGCTGGCAGGCATGGTGAATTTCCAGGTGTATTTGGAGCCCCTTCCCCCAGCTGTTTTCAGCAAAATGACAAAGATTCAGTGCCACCAAGAACTCGTGCCTTTAAGGCAGGGAGCTGATGAAACAAGATCTGTCTTGTCTCCCCACAGCTTTCAGTCCAACACAAGCTGATAACACAAGGGCAATCTGAGACTATCACCTCTCTTGGTGGTTACCCAAGTGAGTTACCTGCAGTGTCAAATACATAAGAACATAGCAATAACTTAATTTCTAGATGATCTGTGGTggccctctgctccctctccaTGAGATACTATTTATTTGTGTAGTTCTAGTGAAGCATCCTGCAGGTGTGGGATCAGGGTGCTGTTCACATTTGGTGCTGGGCTTGCTTTTCACctagggaggaggaggaggaaagcccaCATTCAGTGTCTCAGTGGGGACTGCTTTGTTTGGAGCTCTTGCTCTACAGGATGTGACTTCTTGTGTGCTACCTGGGTTACTAAACTCATGGAGAGGGCTGGGATGAAAGGCTCTTCTGTTCTTCAAATAAAAGTGACCAATAGTAAAGCCTTTGTTTTAAGGCTGGTATTAGTGGTATTCTAAGTGTGTCTCCTTCTACTCAGCCTCTCAGTGGTTtcttaaactgttcaaatgttaGGTTGCATTCTCCATAAATTGTTCCTCTGAAAACTTCAATATGTGGTATGCACTGGAAACCACAGATGTTAAGGAAAACTAAAGAAAACACCTTTCTGACTGCTCAgatgctgctctgggaatcacTGCCCCAGTGATTGCACTGCCCCAGGCTGTCACTGGTGGGATTGAAGCTCCTTCCTTCCAGAGCACAGCTTTCCCAGACCCCTCTTTCACTCCTCCCCAGTCACTGCTTCTGTCATCAGTGAGAACAGCTCCCAGGAGACAGGATTTGTGTGATAGACCACCCATCCAACCACCTTGTAGCTAGTGATGATCCAAGAGGGAAATGGGTAAAAGTTCTGCACACTTACAGCCTTTGGGGGTTATATTGCCTTTTCTCAGTCTCACAGGTAGCAGAAGATCAGATCTCTCTATGAGGTCCCTGATAAAGGCAGCCCTTACCCTCAACTCTACTTTCCTCTTGCCCAAGCTGGGAGAAGCAGCACTTTTGTTTCTCTGCAAGAGTCAGCCTTCCTTTTCATGGCCAGCAAGGACACACTGTGTGCTCCTGGCATGAAAACCCATTGTGGATGTTCCACCCACCTGCCTTGGGtgcacacagggacaaggagcccTTTCCATATGGAGGAGCTTGGGACAAGGAGAGCAGTGTGTTTATTATTGTTTTACCTTCACACAGTTCCTCAACTGCTTGTGATAGCACCTTTCTGAGAAGGGAAATTTGGAGGTTCAGCTCTGCTtcacctttttaaaaatagccaTTGGGCAAAGACTGCCCCCACCCTTCCTGCCTGCACTGGAGAGGTTGCCTCAGCAGttcctccagcagccctggctgcctttgCCTGCCTCTTGGTCACTGCTCTTACTGCTCCAAGGCTATTTCATGGCTCCTTGCCTGGTTCCCTGTTAAAAATGCTATCCCAGATCTGCTTCCCCACTAACCTTAGGCATAAAGGAGGATGCAAATGCAGCACTATCAATGTCCCAGCTTCCTCCATTTCATTGATCAATAACTCTTTCCTGGTGAAGCCATGAGCCATGTTTTTCTCTCCACTTCTTTTTAAGGCAGTTAAGCAAATGCAGAGCCTCTGGCAGCCCTTGTTAGTCTTAATTTGATTTGCACCTCAGCTTTCCAATTTTGCCTCTTTGCAATTTAGCAAGCATGTCATTCTGCTCATGTCCTTTGTGGTTTTCCTCATGGCCTTGTGTTTTGACCAGTGGGATTCTGAAGAACTCTGCAGCTATATTTGCCTCCTCTGAAacttcccctcccttccctgagCAAAGAGTAAGTGGCTACCAAGGTTGCTAGTACAAGTCCCAGGTGTCTGGCTCAGCTCTTCTTGAATTCAGGAGCAGTCTGTCCCTCTTAGTTGAAGGTTTTTTAACACCTCTTTCTCCTTAAAATAACAATATAAATAATTTCATGGTACAGGCACAAGAGAAGGGCTGTGCAGGTCAGCACAAGGgccacccagcctggctgtaGAGAATCATGGGATCCTTTTAGGTCAGAAAAAAGATGTTTGAGTGCAACAGTTACCCCATCATTGCCAAGCTTGTGCAGGTGTTCATGGCACTGGGCATTGAATGGAACCTGGTCATGCAGGTGCTGATGATGCCATGCCTGGCAGAGAAGCTGGTGAGGTGGGTTGTTTAATGGTTGGGTATCTGCCCAAGTTGGATCATATGCTCTGAGAATAACCCAGAAGATCTGGACCATCTTTTTGGGATAATGTCTGAACCCCAGCATTGTTGTGGGTATAACACTAAATCACTAGAGCTGTGTGCTGGTTTCAAAAGTTAACTCCACTCAAGCTGCTCCTCTTCCAACAGCAGAGGAAACACCAGGTGAGACCACATGTAGGAACGATAATTTTACTGAAAAATTCACAATAAACACAATGTTATCAATAAAAGGGCACAAAAGAGAGTGCTCTACCCATGAGAAGGGTTTTGCACCACAGCAAAAACACCCAGCTACTCCCAGTACAAAGCAGATCCATGTGCATCactgcagcagcacctctgtgaaGCAAGCAATGCTTTTCCATCCTTGCCCCTTGTGTTTCAAGTGAGTGAATGAAACAAAGGTCAGCCCACATCACAGCAGGTGCCTGCTGCAGAGAAAATCCAGAATATTGATCCAGGACTTCTCTGGATGGCTAGCATGTGCCACCCATCACATCCAGGACCAAGCTCTTCCTGAACACCATGCTGGCCACACAGTGTACAGTGACATTCCTGAGCATGGAACAAGCAGCAAGAGGAGCCTGTCAGCAACTGGAGACAGTGAAAATAATTGCTGAAGCTTGGCAGTGCTTGGAGCTGCAGAAGGCAAGGGGAAAATGGGCTCAAGAGCCCTGTCCTCACATGGCTTCTTCCAGGGGAACATAAAGCAGGGTTCTGCAGCCACTCAGGGGTAATGTGTGATCCCCAAGACTGCACTGCTGTGTGAGCTAACAGCTAGTTTTGAGGAGGAAGACCCCAACAGGTGGACAATAAGCTGCTCACCTCCCTCACTTGCCCTCTTCCTTGGGGGAGACATCCACCTCTgtgcaggcagcactgccatCCCCACCACTCTGCTTCTGTTGCAATGGCTTGATCTCAGTGTAAATGACATTGGAggaggcagatcctgtcccctTCTTTTCAAATTTCAGGTTGGCATAGGTCAGATCCTCAGTTCCTGTcaccagggctgcctgcagggagaCAGCAATGAGTAGAGCCTTGGCTTTTCTTTCTATGTCTCCCCTGCTAATACATTTCCACTGGCACAACTCTTTGTGCTGCCCAGGCATTACCAGATTGCTCAGAAGTGCCACCTACTCAAACACCGATAAGCCCTTATTTAATAGGAATTAATAAGTGTTTAGCACCATGTTTTCAGAAAGCAAAGCTGATTTTACCATGAAACCCTTTAAGTGGATATTCAACAATGCTTTTTTTGACAGGGAGGAGGAAGCAATGCGTGGAAAGTCCCCCCAGCTTACCGTACTGACTTGATTCTCCTCTGTCACATCCTCGCTTATGAGCTCTCCTGAAAAAGGAAACCTTGTTTAAATAGTAGTTAAAACAGTGACAATgatcattattttaaattaagaaaataatgaaagaatGAAGCAAACATCTGCATTGGTCCTGCTGTTGTTGTGGGAGAGGATGAggcactgcagctctgtggtTCTGAAGATGGTCAAAGGGCTGCAGGGGTTGGCAAGGGCTTAAAAGCCCTTGGAGGGGCTGGAGAAGAGCTCTGAGATGGGCACTTCTGGATAAGCAAGACCTGTTTCAATCACACAACAGGCTGTGCCATAGCCAGACTCCCAGCAGCAACTGGCCAGAAGGAAAGGAGGGGGTGAACCTTCTCACCACACTGGGACAGCTGCTTCAGGACTTGTGAAGGGAACACAGAGTGAGCAAGAGCAGTAGGGTGTCAAAGATGGACAAAGATCTCCCAAGCCTGACTTTGTCCAGACCAGCAGCTGAGGAAGAAATGCCAACCTGTTCTGTTCCTTATGCGCCGGCACAGCAGGAAGCCAATTATGGGCATGTAAAGGAGCGTCCCAGCCGCGAAGCCAAGGAGGATGCACAGGAGTCCTGCACACACAACACCACAGAGGCACTTGTGagccaccatccatccatccatccatccatccatccatccatccatccatccatccatccatccctcccccctgcagggacactgctgcCATTGCCTCCTTCATGGCATGGCACAGTTTCTTCCCAGACTTGGCCTTCCAGACCCTGAACCCTCTACAGCTTCAGGGCGCTGACAATACCCAGTGTGGAGTGGTCTCCAAACTCACCCAGGGGGTAGTTGGAGCATCAGAGCTCTTTCCCAGCATCACAGCCTCTGATCCACTGGTGCCTACCCCAGTCTGGCACTGGCTCCCACCCACTCATGGGAAAACATCTGGCTCTTTTCTCCCTTATTGCTCCTCCCTCTTTTTCCCTGAGGACTCCTCCTGCCCTCCACTCTTGCAGCCAGGGGACTGTGGGGACACACCTTTCCAGATGTTCTTGACTGTGACATCAGTCTGAGATCCTTCACAGCCAGAGCCTGAAAGGCAGAAACACAAGTGAGAGACTGTCCAGAGGCAGAGAACCCTGcaccctgctctgctttggAGCAGAAGCCTTGAGCCCACAGTCCTGGCTGTCCctctcctgccagcacagctccagccatgtcAGGATTTGGCTgatgtgctgcagctggagaatCTGGCAGGTCCTAGAAAGGAACCAatggcccagcagctccatggcctGTCCCCCCATCCCATGGTGGGATGAATCTGCCAaaagctgctgggctgggctgggctggctcctccAGTTCTTAGGATGCTTTCAGGGGAAACAACACATGGAAGGACCAGAGGAGTGCTGGAGGGAACATCCCTCTCTGCCCACTCATCTCCCCCATGGAAACAGCCCCACTGCCACTTACTGAGATTTGCTGCTTGCGTGCTGTTTCCAGCATCTGTCGAGTTTGGTCTTGTGATGAAGACCCTGCACACACAGATTCCTGTGCAGACTGTACACAGCCTTGAGCAGGTGAAATTCATACAGTTTCCAGCCAGAAACACAGTGTTGGTTTGatttccagcatctcttgaGTTTGGTGTTGTGATGACAACCCCAGACACACGGATTCCTGTGTGGGCTGTACACAGGTTTGAGCTGGTGAAATTCATACAATTTTCTCCCAGAGACTCAGTGTTGGTTTGATTCTCCCCTTCCAGACATTCAGGATTGTGCCACTTCACCTGCACTGTGAGATTCTCCAAATCAATCTTGAGCGGCACAGTGGTGACTGGCTTTGCCATCTGACTGGCTGTTCCTGGagggaacaaaaccaaaagtgaGAGCTGAAATATAAATGATCTTACAGGGTCACATCCCACGTGTCACTCATGAAAGACACAGTCAAGTGACCGTccctttctgcagcagctgatgATCTTTTCCAAATCTGGCTGGTAAGGATTCTAAGCATTCTAACCATGCTAAGCACTTAACACTGAAATGTTGCATGTTGACTTGTGCCACTGGATGCTGTGCAGTGCACAAACTCCTCTGTGCCTCAGGAAGGATTGAAAATGTGAGGATGAGGGGGAAGGCACCTCCTCCACCAGTGACACAGGCACCCAAGCAGGAAGTGCCTCAGGCTCCACCATTTCATGGGGCATGAGGTGGGACTGGGGGATTGGCAGTGGGGAATGGTCAGCcctggagaaggaaataaacagatttcctgcagcctctctggcTTCATCTCACCCCATAGTGCTCACTCTGGAGAATTTCAGAATCACTGAGCTGAAGTCACTTCACACTCTCAGCTGAGTCCTCCCTCTGTCACCTCTCTTCAGTCCTTTCTTTCCACTCCAAGGGCTGTTGGTGGACTTCTGTCCCTCAGCACCCTTGCTCAGTTCAGAACATCTGCTCTTGGACGTGTTCTCTGTGTTCCCCACCCTGCATGGGTACGTTCCTGCATTTGCTTTGTTTACACTGGCAAAGACGAGCTGGGCCAGATAATTTTCCTTCTCCACACCCCCTCCATTCTGCTGTTCTCCATCATTTCAGGTGGCATTAAACCACTTCacctccctggcagtgctgctcaaACCTGCCTGGGGCAGACACTGCAAGATGAAACCTAAGCCCTACCAACATTTCAACTGTGACTGAAATCTGGTGGCAAGTCCTGCTGGAAAAAACAGCCCTATAGGAGAGCTGGTTTTGTCTTAAGGAATATCCACATCTGCCCTGTGAATCTGACCCCACTCTGCAGTTATCAGGCTGATAAGCATTTCTGTTTCCTTCCCCCCAACTGttttctctccctgctgctgaagGCAAAGCCCCTGGAGCTCACAGCCTGTGCAAGCACAGCTGCAAGGGGGACCCCTTTACAAGGCACATGGCAAGGGGCTGCTGCAGAAGAGGGGCTGAATGATGCAAGAGGGGAggtaaaagcagcagcaggcactTTCCACACCTTCTGCAGGCATGAGCAAAGAGGGAAGAGTTCAGAGCAGAGGCAAGGGCACTGGGGACTCACCAAGTGGCAGccaggtgaggagcagcaggggcaggaagGTGTtggccagccagggctccatgCTCCCCAAGAGGCTCACAGTGACCGTGCTGGGTGCCTGgtgggagcagcctggagccTCCGTCTCTCCCTGCAGTGCGGGGTCACTGCTCAGCCAAGGGCAGCTGAAGCCTTGCTGGGACCTCACCCCTGCACCACTGGGCCAGGGAGTTTCCTCTGTGCTCACAAGCTTcccctctcttccccttctCTTGCCTCAGCCCAGTTCTTATCTCCTCTGTTCACTGATTCCTCCTCTGGTTTCATCCTGACCACACGCTCTGGGCCCTGAGACCCAAGTaatgccccaggagctgctgagggccaTTCCCCACTGCTggggccagcccagctccctgccccttccccagcttccTGCAGCACCACCTGCCCAGGCCACCCCAGCCTGGTCTGTTTTACCCCAGGGAATGGAGTACTGACATGGGGGTTGATGTCCACACCCATGTGG
Encoded here:
- the LOC141730763 gene encoding uncharacterized protein LOC141730763, with product MEPWLANTFLPLLLLTWLPLGTASQMAKPVTTVPLKIDLENLTVQVKWHNPECLEGENQTNTESLGENCMNFTSSNLCTAHTGIRVSGVVITTPNSRDAGNQTNTVFLAGNCMNFTCSRLCTVCTGICVCRVFITRPNSTDAGNSTQAANLSSGCEGSQTDVTVKNIWKGLLCILLGFAAGTLLYMPIIGFLLCRRIRNRTGELISEDVTEENQVSTAALVTGTEDLTYANLKFEKKGTGSASSNVIYTEIKPLQQKQSGGDGSAACTEVDVSPKEEGK